CCGCTGGCCGAGGGCGACGCCGTGGCGCGGCGGCGTATGGAAATGCTGCGTAGCCAAGGCCACCGTGCACAAGGCGCGGGGCACGTGCGTGGGCTGGTGCCGGGTTGCCGCTTCAAGCTGTCGCGGCATCCGCAACAAGCCGCCAATATTGACTACATCGTGTTGTCGGCCAATTTGACCATTGAAGAAGTGGCGCAGGAAAGCCAGCGCGTCGGCGGCGTGGCCAATCAGCAGTATTGGATCGATGTCGACTTTACAGTGCATCCCGCTCGTGGCCAGGAGTACCGCCCGGAGCGTGTCACGCCGAAGCCGGTGATTCCCGGCGTCGCCACCGCGCTGGTGGTGGGGCCGCCGGACCGGAATCTCTGGACCGATAAACTCGGCCGCATCAAGGTGCAGTTTCCTTGGGATCGTCTCGGCGCCACCGACCAAAACAGCAGTTGCTGGATCCGCGTCTCCAGCCCCTGGGCCGGCAATCAGCTGGGTAGCATGTATCTGCCGCGCATCGGGCAAGAGGTAACAGTCAGCTTCATCGACGGCGATCCCGATCTGCCGCTGTGCACGGGCCGGGTGCACAATCAGTCGAACTTGCCGCCCTGGTCGCTGCCCGATCAAAGCGCACTGTCCGGCATCCGTTCGCGCGAGCTGACTGCAGGCGGCGGCAACAGTGTTGGCGGGCGCAGCAACCACCTGATCCTGGACGATACCGAACAGAAGATCCAGGCCCAACTCAAGAGCGATCACCAGCACAGTCAACTGAGCCTGGGCAATATCACCCGCATCGACGACAACGCCGGCCGCAAGGATGCGCGCGGCGAAGGCTTCGAGCTGCGCACCGACGGCCACGGTGCAATACGGGCCAAGGATGGCTTGCTGATCACGACCGAAGCACGCGGCAACGCCCAAGGCCACATCAAGGACATGGGCGAGACAGTGCAGCGTTTGAACCAGGCGTACGATCAGCACGACAACCTGGCCGGCGTGGCGCAGCAGAACCAGGCGCAGGATGCCGGCGGCGACCAGAGTGATGTCGCTGATGCCATCAAGGCACAGAACGATGCAATCAAAGGCAGCGGCGGCGAGCAAGGCAGCTTCCCGGAACTGGCCGAGCCGCATCTCGTGCTCGCCAGTCCGGCCGGTATTGAAACGACCACGCCGCAATCGACGCACATCGCCAGCGGTAAACATACCGCACTGACCAGTGGTGGCCATCTGAGTTTATCGGTGGGGCAGAAATTCCTCGCCAGCGTCAAGAACGGCATACGCCTGTTCAGCCAGCAGCTTGGCATGAAGTTGATTGCAGCGGCTGGCGATATCGATATCAAGGCGCTCAAGGACAGCATCAACGTATTGGCCAAGCTGAACATCACCCATATCGCCAACCGTATCACGATCACCGCCAAGGAAGAGGTGGTGATCAATGGCGGCGGTAGTTATACCAAGTGGCAGGCCGGTGGTGTCGAGACCGGCACCAGTGGTAATTGGCTGGTGCATTCGGCGGGTAAGAGTGTGACTGGGCCTGCGAATTTACCGATTCCAGTGCTGGCGACCCCGATCACAACGCCTGAGCAGGGCAGTTTGCTGGTCAATTTGACGTCGCACGGCAAGCAAAGTCGTGCATTCGCCAATGAGCCGTATCAACTCTACAAATCGGGAGCGAAAGTGCAGAGTGGCATGACGGACGAGTATGGACAAATTCTGATCAAGGATCACCAAAGCGATACCACCGCCTATCAGGTCAAGCTCAGTGAGGGGACTGCGTTGGACATACAGGTTCACCAGAAATTATCCAACAGCAAAGAACATCAATTATCGAACCAAGGCTACCGCGAGCATTTTATTCAGAGCCGGGATACCTAATCGAAGGACGCATCATGAGCGATACCGTGCTAAAAACGCATAACAGCAATACGACCCACGTCGATTTGAACAGCCGCAACTGTACCGCAACGGTGCAATGGTTTTGTGAATTGGATAAAGCCAAGCATCCTATTACGCAGGACAATCAGTTGGATATTTATATGTGTGGCCAGCAGTCTTTTGCAGAAATTGCCAAAGATATCGCCGCCGCCAAAGAGACGCTCGATCTGATCTGCTGGGGTTTCGATCCCGGCATGGAATTGGAGCGCAAGGATAATAGCGCATGGCCGCGCGGGTGGGTATTTGGCAGCATGCTGACGGAAGCTGCAGGACGGGATGTCAAGGTACGCCTGCTGGTTTGGTACGATCGTTTGCCGAGCTATATACAGAACAATCTGGTTGGCTACACCGGTGACCAGCGCAAGGGCTACTTAATCGATTCACCCTCCACTAGCGCCGAAGATGCTATGGCAGTCGGACTCCAGCCGCCACTGCCGGTATTGGGCAACGATCCACGCAGCCCGGAGCAATTGCGCCAGGGTTTTTGTGTGCAGTGGTGGCGCGAAGCCTTGCATGGAAAAATAAAGAACCTGGAAGTCAAATTCCGCAAAGGCAATCCTGATGCGATTCTGAAAAGCCTGAAAAATCCGGCCAGCCCGGAAGACATGCCCAGTACCGTTGCGCCAAGCCATGGTGGCTTGATCAACGAGTACGACCTTATCGTCAAGAACGGCACGCATCACCAGAAGACGGTTCTGATCGACTATGCGCGTGAAGGAGGAGCGAAGGCGGTCGGTTACGTGATGGGCCTGAATTCCACCAGTGACTATTGGGACACTGCCGAGCATCTATTCGACACGCCATTGCGTGAAACTGACTGGGTGCTTAAGTCGGATACTGCCAAAGCCCTGGGCGCCACCCACCGGATCAGCCGCGATCCGCTGCATGACTATGTCAGTCGCATCCGGGGCGCTGCATTGCAGGATGTGCACAACAATTTTCTGACTGCATGGGTACGCGCCAAGGGGCAACCACACCCGGGAGAAAGTACGGCATTGCCACCGAGCTTGCCAAAGGTGGCGGGTGGATCGAGGATACAAATCGTGCGTACGCAACCGGAGGAGGGCGATAAAACCATCAAGAACGCCTACTTCCAGGCTAGCGGCCTGGCGCGCAATTACTTGTATATAGAAAACCAGTATTTCTTTTACGAGCGCTGGGTGCGCCATCTGAAAGAGAAGCGCGCCGAATTTACCAAATGGTCCTGCGCTGCCGGAGTAAAGCCGCGTGATGCCAAGCTTCTACACTTGTTTGTCGTGATGCCCTCGCCGGAAGATGACGGCATGGTGCCGCGCACTTACGATATGGTGAAGAGCCTGGGCGAAGGCCAGAGCATGACCGGTATCGATCCCCGCAAACCCGACGGCCAGAAAAGCGTCATCGAGGCTGCCCAGGAAAAATACAACAACGATGTCGTTGCCTGGAACAAGATGACGCCGCAGCAGCAGATGGAAGAGCCCGGCATGACACCCGTTAAAGGTTGGCTGCTGCAGACATCCGAGCGCGTGCAGGAGCCGGTAAAGAACCCAAAAACCGGCGAGATCAAAGCCCTCGGCCTCAAGGTGCTGATAGGGCGGCTGATTACCCACAACAAAGGCCGTCCTTTACCCAAGCAGGTGTCCAATTACCGGCAAATCTATATCCACAGCAAGCTGATGATTATCGACGATTCGTTCATCACGCTGGGCAGCGCCAACATGAACCTGCGCAGCATGGCCGGTGATAGTGAGATCAATATGGTGACGGATGATGCGGCCAAGGCTGCGGAATTGCGGAGGCGGGTTTGGGGCAGCATTCAGGGGGATTTGGGGAATGTCATGGCGACGATGGGGGTATCACGGCGATTGCTAATGCGTTTGAGGATTGGCAAGAGTTGATGAGAAAGAATGATGACAGCGTAACAGCCCATGGTTCCATCACTGGTTTCTTAATACCCTTCCACGATACTCGCGCCATCACATTTCGACATGGTTAAGGACAAATAATGCGCCGCCTAGCCCAACTAATTATCTGTCTTTTATTAGCCACTTTTACTTTGATTGCCTGCTCTATGAAACCAACCTTACCGCGCAACATGACCTTAAAAGCCTTTGATCCCCATCGTAAGGTTTTTGTTTGCCAATACGAAGTCAACAACGTACCGCCGATTGATGCACAGGCGGAGGCATGGTTTCAGGAAGGCTTACGCCTGACCAGCGCTGATTTGCCGCCGAATCAACGCAATTATCCAAAGGCGGTAGAACTGTGGCAGAAGGCCGCAGATAAAAACCACTGGAAGGCCATGATGAACCTTGCAGGGGTACTGATTGATGGCGATGGGTTTGCGCCCTATGAGGTCGCGGCTGAACCGGAGCGGGCGGTGCAAATTGTAGAGCGCGGCATGCAGCTTGGCATTCCAGCTGCCTTTGATTTGATGGGGAGTTTTCATCAAAACGGAGCTGGTGTGACAGGAGATGTCAGCCGTGCTTATGGTTTTTGGGAATTGGCAGCGGACAAGGGAAGTCCAAGTGCGCAGACTTTTCTGGGGAAAGCACTTAAAGCTGCATACGATAATCCGCGAGAAGGTTTCTGGGGGAACCGCAAGATAGGCTTAAAGATGCTGGAGTGCGCTTATGCGCAGGGTTATGGTAAAGCGGCTTTAGAACTTGGCGTTACATTGGGGAATACCGACAAGGATTATCCGCGCGCACTCAAAATTCTGCACGAGGGAGTCAAAATGGGATGCGAGGATTGTGCGAACTCTTTGTCTTCAAATTTCCGTAACATATCCGCTCTTACCAATAATTTCATCGACACGGCCCGCTCCGAACGCTACAGCGCTTTAGGCGATGCCCTCTACCAAAACCCCGATCTACGCTTCCCCAACCTCGATAAAATCCTGCCGCTACCACCAGCCAAACTCCCCCAATGGGACGGCAAAACAGAATCGTTGATCAACGCCGCCAAGCCGGTCGTCCCTGCACCGCCGCCGCCGGCTGTCACACCAGGAGCCAACCTGTCCGGCCGTGCGCACATTCCACAAGGCTGGGTGCTGCCGAAAAATCCCTGGCCGCCGGCCGATGAGGCGCGCGACTTGCCCCACGCGGGCTATCTCCGGCCGCAATACGAAACCACCGCTGCCGCTTACACCGGCTACTGGCTGGCGCAGCTGCTGCAGCCGGTCACTTCCCGTCACCATGCGTGGGATCAACATCAGGCGCCGCACTACTACGCCAAGGGCGAATTGTTTGACAGAACGCGCCCTGGCCTGATCTCTGATGACGGCCGCATTATGTGGCATTACATGGGCGTTCCGGAAAAGGTGCGGCCGAACGAATTGCCTGCTGAGGTACGCCGGGGTATCTGGCGCATGGCGGAAGCCAATCCCGCCTTGTCGTCATGCAGCGGGGACGAGCCGTGTTCGCGTAGCGGGGTGTGGCAACCAATCCTGCCGGATGGACATCCGCTCCGGTCTTTGGTGAACCGGCGCTGGAAGGAAACCTTTGCACTCCAGGGACAACCGTTCCCGGACCCGAAAAAGGACTGGCTGCTGGATGTGGAGAGCCACGAAATGAAATGGTATCTAGTCGAAGCGGCGTGATGAGAGGGGTGCATCATGTACGTTATCTGATCGCCGTTTCCTTGTTGGCCATGTTTGCCTTGAGCGCCTGTTCCGTGAAACCGGCGTTGCCGCGCAATATGGCCTTGAAAGCCTTTGATCCCTATCGTAATGATTTCGTTTGCCAATACGAAGTCAATAATGTGCCGCCGATAGACGCCCAGGCAGATGCGTGGTTTCAGGAAGGCTTGCGCCTGACCAGCCGCGACTTACCGCCGAATCAACGTAACTACCCAAAGGCGGT
This DNA window, taken from Collimonas arenae, encodes the following:
- a CDS encoding type VI secretion system Vgr family protein is translated as MFNAPRTLSLKSTAAIPDILGQPALIPVSLKGVETVNDLFTYRLILKTPDDLNHLVEQAANFNLDDFIGHELTVQIELEGMGSFVAGMAGDSGLANVGAGTREISGLVTDAKLLREQGRHVFYELTLQPWLHLATLRKNSKTFQDKTVIEVLDSLLADYTFPVEKRLYDTYPKRDYQNQYNETDYAFLCRLTQEWGISFHFSHSDGAHRLVLADANGAYQPFSSSAYRELKYYPEGTRIDEETIYAFTPARKLVSGTYTARDYDYTRPRADLTSQRSEPRPTAHNDREIYEWHADNYVQPQAGPQQAGNDPLAEGDAVARRRMEMLRSQGHRAQGAGHVRGLVPGCRFKLSRHPQQAANIDYIVLSANLTIEEVAQESQRVGGVANQQYWIDVDFTVHPARGQEYRPERVTPKPVIPGVATALVVGPPDRNLWTDKLGRIKVQFPWDRLGATDQNSSCWIRVSSPWAGNQLGSMYLPRIGQEVTVSFIDGDPDLPLCTGRVHNQSNLPPWSLPDQSALSGIRSRELTAGGGNSVGGRSNHLILDDTEQKIQAQLKSDHQHSQLSLGNITRIDDNAGRKDARGEGFELRTDGHGAIRAKDGLLITTEARGNAQGHIKDMGETVQRLNQAYDQHDNLAGVAQQNQAQDAGGDQSDVADAIKAQNDAIKGSGGEQGSFPELAEPHLVLASPAGIETTTPQSTHIASGKHTALTSGGHLSLSVGQKFLASVKNGIRLFSQQLGMKLIAAAGDIDIKALKDSINVLAKLNITHIANRITITAKEEVVINGGGSYTKWQAGGVETGTSGNWLVHSAGKSVTGPANLPIPVLATPITTPEQGSLLVNLTSHGKQSRAFANEPYQLYKSGAKVQSGMTDEYGQILIKDHQSDTTAYQVKLSEGTALDIQVHQKLSNSKEHQLSNQGYREHFIQSRDT
- a CDS encoding phospholipase D-like domain-containing protein; the protein is MSDTVLKTHNSNTTHVDLNSRNCTATVQWFCELDKAKHPITQDNQLDIYMCGQQSFAEIAKDIAAAKETLDLICWGFDPGMELERKDNSAWPRGWVFGSMLTEAAGRDVKVRLLVWYDRLPSYIQNNLVGYTGDQRKGYLIDSPSTSAEDAMAVGLQPPLPVLGNDPRSPEQLRQGFCVQWWREALHGKIKNLEVKFRKGNPDAILKSLKNPASPEDMPSTVAPSHGGLINEYDLIVKNGTHHQKTVLIDYAREGGAKAVGYVMGLNSTSDYWDTAEHLFDTPLRETDWVLKSDTAKALGATHRISRDPLHDYVSRIRGAALQDVHNNFLTAWVRAKGQPHPGESTALPPSLPKVAGGSRIQIVRTQPEEGDKTIKNAYFQASGLARNYLYIENQYFFYERWVRHLKEKRAEFTKWSCAAGVKPRDAKLLHLFVVMPSPEDDGMVPRTYDMVKSLGEGQSMTGIDPRKPDGQKSVIEAAQEKYNNDVVAWNKMTPQQQMEEPGMTPVKGWLLQTSERVQEPVKNPKTGEIKALGLKVLIGRLITHNKGRPLPKQVSNYRQIYIHSKLMIIDDSFITLGSANMNLRSMAGDSEINMVTDDAAKAAELRRRVWGSIQGDLGNVMATMGVSRRLLMRLRIGKS
- a CDS encoding DUF6396 domain-containing protein, encoding MRRLAQLIICLLLATFTLIACSMKPTLPRNMTLKAFDPHRKVFVCQYEVNNVPPIDAQAEAWFQEGLRLTSADLPPNQRNYPKAVELWQKAADKNHWKAMMNLAGVLIDGDGFAPYEVAAEPERAVQIVERGMQLGIPAAFDLMGSFHQNGAGVTGDVSRAYGFWELAADKGSPSAQTFLGKALKAAYDNPREGFWGNRKIGLKMLECAYAQGYGKAALELGVTLGNTDKDYPRALKILHEGVKMGCEDCANSLSSNFRNISALTNNFIDTARSERYSALGDALYQNPDLRFPNLDKILPLPPAKLPQWDGKTESLINAAKPVVPAPPPPAVTPGANLSGRAHIPQGWVLPKNPWPPADEARDLPHAGYLRPQYETTAAAYTGYWLAQLLQPVTSRHHAWDQHQAPHYYAKGELFDRTRPGLISDDGRIMWHYMGVPEKVRPNELPAEVRRGIWRMAEANPALSSCSGDEPCSRSGVWQPILPDGHPLRSLVNRRWKETFALQGQPFPDPKKDWLLDVESHEMKWYLVEAA